One window from the genome of Malus domestica chromosome 01, GDT2T_hap1 encodes:
- the LOC114826420 gene encoding uncharacterized protein, translated as MEHTDMQAYVEKVKENWGMYGCTIMSDGWTGPMRLSIINFMVYSNGKTIFLKSVDASNKTKDAKYIAKLLKDVIKEFGPSNVVHIVTNNGSAFVKAREIMMERYPIYWTPCAAHCIDLIFEDIGKQESVANVINKARKLTNYIYNHGWLLAQMRIFCQGDLFRPGATQFEINYITINSILNKKAGLRQLFTSEEWYNSRFNESEEGKRIESRVLDHRFWDAMKGVQSIYEPLYSILRIVDTEVVPTMPILYDMFHIMKEKISKLKGKKWILKIINHRWDVTLSRPLHQTGVGHNKELLSGLQRVFERLNPTADRGLQAFGAEHHHRHVSEIGVHLLLFTRNKGTASHRLEKIAFCYYNMKLKLRDEEAKMNKVAENDYIDLLDIAGQPSDDDNNPIQQWIMTAHLDDEQGNPDAVIAQHATQEGVDVDRVISEDVRS; from the exons ATGGAACACACAGACATGCAAGCCTATGTGGAAAAAGTAAAGGAAAATTGGGGCATGTATGGATGCACCATCATGAGTGATGGATGGACTGGCCCGATGAGGTTGTCTATAATAAATTTCATGGTCTACTCAAACgggaaaacaatttttttgaaatcaGTGGATGCTTCAAATAAAACTAAGGATGCAAAGTACATCGCCAAATTGTTGAAGGATGTCATAAAAGAGTTTGGGCCGTCGAATGTTGTTCATATTGTCACCAACAATGGTTCAGCCTTTGTTAAAGCTAGAGAGATAATGATGGAGCGGTATCCTATTTATTGGACTCCTTGTGCTGCACATTGCATTGATCTAATATTTGAAGATATTGGGAAGCAAGAGTCGGTGGCTAATGTCATAAATAAAGCTAGGAAATTAACCAACTACATTTACAATCATGGTTGGCTATTGGCTCAGATGAGGATCTTCTGTCAAGGAGATTTGTTCCGACCCGGTGCAACTCAGTTTGAGATAAACTACATCACCATCAATAGCATCTTAAATAAGAAAGCTGGGCTGAGGCAACTTTTTACAAGTGAGGAATGGTATAATAGTCGATTCAATGAATCAGAAGAAGGGAAGAGAATTGAAAGTCGAGTCCTTGATCATAGATTCTGGGATGCCATGAAAGGAGTGCAATCCATCTATGAGCCTTTGTATAGCATCCTGCGAATTGTTGACACAGAGGTAGTTCCTACAATGCCTATCTTATATGATATGTTTCACATAATGAAAGAGAAGATTTCTAAGTTGAAGGGAAAAAAATGGATTCTCAAAATCATCAATCACAGATGGGATGTCACATTATCTCGTCCATTACATCAAACTG GGGTTGGCCATAATAAAGAGTTACTTTCAGGACTCCAACGCGTATTTGAAAGGTTGAATCCAACTGCGGATAGAGGTTTGCAAGCATTTGGGGCCGAG CATCATCATCGGCATGTGAGCGAAATTGGAGTACATTTGCTCTTATTCACACGAAACAAAGGAACCGCCTCGCATAGGCTGGAAAAGATTGCCTTTTGCTATTATAATATGAAACTTAAGCTACGTGATGAAGAGGCCAAAATGAACAAGGTTGCAGAAAATGACTACATAGACCTTCTTGACATTGCAGGGCAACCATCTGATgatgataataatccaattcaaCAATGGATTATGACAGCTCACTTGGATGATGAACAAGGCAACCCTGATGCCGTTATAGCACAACATGCTACCCAAGAAGGAGTTGATGTTGATAGAGTCATATCCGAAGATGTTAGGAGTTGA